A region from the Deltaproteobacteria bacterium HGW-Deltaproteobacteria-18 genome encodes:
- the phnE gene encoding phosphonate ABC transporter, permease protein PhnE: MNVQNTILVDTRPPRSVQSSLSKLTGWAIVLAILAWSWEGADMRPMALITDAGNMATLAGDFFPPNFADWRLYLEEIIVTFHLAVWGTFLAVVCAVPFGILSSENIAPWWIYQPVRRAMDACRAINEVVFAMLFVVSVGLGPFAGVLALWVHTTGVLAKLFSEAVEAIDPQPVEGIRSTGATVIEEVIFGVIPQVLPLWISYSLYRFESNVRSATVLGIVGAGGIGVVLWEMIRGFYFAQTCAIMILIIISVTAIDLISQRLRKLFV, from the coding sequence ATGAATGTTCAGAACACGATTCTCGTCGATACCCGCCCGCCCCGCAGCGTGCAGTCATCCCTGTCCAAACTGACGGGCTGGGCCATCGTCCTGGCCATTCTGGCCTGGTCCTGGGAAGGGGCTGACATGCGTCCCATGGCGCTCATCACGGATGCGGGAAACATGGCCACCCTGGCCGGCGACTTTTTCCCACCAAATTTTGCCGACTGGCGACTCTACCTGGAAGAAATCATCGTCACCTTCCACCTTGCAGTCTGGGGCACGTTTCTGGCCGTTGTCTGCGCCGTACCTTTCGGCATCCTGAGTTCGGAAAACATCGCCCCCTGGTGGATCTACCAGCCTGTCCGCCGCGCCATGGATGCATGCCGGGCCATAAATGAAGTGGTCTTTGCCATGCTCTTCGTGGTCTCCGTGGGACTCGGCCCGTTTGCCGGCGTCCTGGCCCTCTGGGTCCACACCACCGGAGTTTTGGCCAAGCTCTTTTCCGAAGCCGTCGAGGCCATCGACCCGCAACCCGTTGAAGGCATCCGCTCGACGGGTGCGACCGTGATCGAAGAGGTCATTTTCGGCGTCATCCCGCAGGTGCTTCCACTGTGGATATCCTATTCCCTCTACCGCTTCGAATCCAACGTGCGTTCAGCCACGGTGCTCGGCATCGTCGGTGCCGGCGGAATCGGGGTCGTGCTGTGGGAAATGATCCGCGGCTTCTACTTCGCCCAGACCTGCGCCATCATGATCCTGATCATCATCTCCGTGACAGCCATCGACCTCATTTCCCAGCGTCTGCGCAAACTTTTCGTCTGA